TAATGCTTGTCCAGGGTTCGCCATATAACGTTCAATTTCTGAAATAATACTAGCTTCGCCTTCCGCTTCATTATCTAATGAATATTGAATTGCTTTTTCACGACTCCAACCTTTAGCGTGCATCCCTGTGTCAACTACTAAGCGAATAGCTCGGTGCATTTCCATACCTAACATTCCGAAGTATTGATAAGAATCTGTATATAAACCTAATTCTTTTCCTAAGTTTTCAGTATATAAAGCCCAACCTTCACCATAAGCACTGTACCATAACGTTTTTCTAAAATCAGGTAAATCTTCATTTTCTTGCGTTAATGAAATTTGATAATGGTGCCCCGGAATAGCCTCGTGTAAAAATAAAGCTTCATCAGAAAATACATTGTATTTAGTAGCATCAGGAATTGGTGTATAGAAAACTCCTGGGCGAGTTCCGTCTAACGAACCTGGGTTGTATTCAGCACTAGCAGAAGCTTCTCTGAATTTTTCAGTTTGCTTTACCACAAAAGGAGTTTTTGGCTTATTACCAAATAATTTTTCTAATTGTGGCTTCATTTTTTCATGAATCGCATTAAAGTTATCAATAATTTGTTGCGGTTCAGTATATGGCATTAACTCTTTGTTGTTACGAACAAAATCAAAGAATTTTTTTAAGTTTCCTTCAAATCCAACTTGCTCTTTTACTTTTTCCATTTCTGATAAAATTCGAGCAACTTCTTTTAGCCCTAATTCATGAATTTCATCAGCTGTCATGTTGGTAGTCGTATAATTTTTGATAGCATGTTGGTAGTATGCTGTTCCGTTAGGAATATCAGAAATACCGCTACTCTCTCTACCAGCAGCTAAATAGTCAACCTTTAAAAATTCATACATAGCTTTGAATGACGGAATTAATTTATCATTCAATATATTGGTATACGCTTCTGTTAATCTTGTTTTATCAGCATCCGAAAAATTAGCAGGTAAAGCATTTATCGGAGAATAAAATAAATGTTCAGAAAAATCGGTAATTCCTTCAGATGACTTTTTTACAACAGTTAAGCTTTCGAATTGAGGAATTACTTTTTTGATTAATGATTTTGGTAAAACATACCCTTCTTTGATACCTTGTTGCATACGTTCTTTAGCCGATTGTAACCACGTATTGTATTTGTCTAATCTGCTTAACCAATTGTCGTAATCTTCAACTGTTTTAAAAGGTTGTGCGCTACTACCACTTGCTAATTGCCCCATGGTAAGGTTAATTGTCCACATTTGGTTAATAGGCATTAATAAGTCGTTTTTATAGCTAGCTTGTGCCAATGCCATATCACAGTCCCAATCCAATACAGCTTTGCTCATTTGTTGACTTTCGGTTAAGTCAGCATCTTTAAAGTTGTTAAGTTTAGCTTTGTAGTTTTTGAAAAACTCGTTGCTTTTTGCTTGATATTCGTCAGAAAGTGTGTTAGGAAATTGATCGTTAAAACGATTATCACCCGCAAAAGTTGCATTTACAGGGTTTAATTGTAGTT
The nucleotide sequence above comes from Tenacibaculum singaporense. Encoded proteins:
- a CDS encoding DUF885 domain-containing protein, with the translated sequence MKKILLTIVATAALLTSCKQEKKEAVNTPTPENMEFNQLLKDYNEGKLQLNPVNATFAGDNRFNDQFPNTLSDEYQAKSNEFFKNYKAKLNNFKDADLTESQQMSKAVLDWDCDMALAQASYKNDLLMPINQMWTINLTMGQLASGSSAQPFKTVEDYDNWLSRLDKYNTWLQSAKERMQQGIKEGYVLPKSLIKKVIPQFESLTVVKKSSEGITDFSEHLFYSPINALPANFSDADKTRLTEAYTNILNDKLIPSFKAMYEFLKVDYLAAGRESSGISDIPNGTAYYQHAIKNYTTTNMTADEIHELGLKEVARILSEMEKVKEQVGFEGNLKKFFDFVRNNKELMPYTEPQQIIDNFNAIHEKMKPQLEKLFGNKPKTPFVVKQTEKFREASASAEYNPGSLDGTRPGVFYTPIPDATKYNVFSDEALFLHEAIPGHHYQISLTQENEDLPDFRKTLWYSAYGEGWALYTENLGKELGLYTDSYQYFGMLGMEMHRAIRLVVDTGMHAKGWSREKAIQYSLDNEAEGEASIISEIERYMANPGQALSYKIGQLKIRELRAKAKKELGDKFDIKEFHNQVLETGCIPLALLENKIDKWIASQK